The proteins below are encoded in one region of Deinococcus budaensis:
- a CDS encoding methylglyoxal synthase — protein sequence MSGPRHTRREVALIAHDRQKLELALFALAHREVLTHFPLVATGTTGGILASKTGLAVERVLSGPQGGDQQIGARIAEERVLAVFFFRDPLTAQPHEPDVSALVRLCDVHDVPLATNPASAEALMLWLQQRSS from the coding sequence GTGAGCGGCCCCCGCCACACCCGGCGCGAGGTGGCCCTGATCGCCCACGACCGCCAGAAGCTCGAACTCGCCCTCTTCGCCCTCGCGCACCGGGAGGTGCTGACCCATTTTCCGCTGGTCGCCACCGGCACGACCGGAGGCATCCTGGCGAGCAAGACCGGCCTCGCGGTCGAACGGGTGCTGTCCGGTCCCCAGGGCGGCGACCAGCAGATCGGGGCGCGCATCGCGGAGGAACGGGTGCTGGCCGTCTTTTTCTTCCGCGACCCCCTCACCGCCCAGCCGCACGAACCCGACGTGTCGGCCCTGGTGCGGCTGTGCGACGTGCACGATGTGCCGCTGGCGACCAACCCCGCCTCGGCGGAGGCGCTGATGCTGTGGCTGCAACAGCGCAGCTCGTAG
- a CDS encoding ParB N-terminal domain-containing protein, translated as MSRALSPEVQATLRAATISEDGLTLTLAGELDRKLYQATAKAIEALGGKWNRRAQAHLFTSDVRDLLAGVLDGDALPKKNPLAFFATPEPLVVLMLNLLGDVRGQRVLEPSAGDGHIADALLEAGALVDVIELDDTRHGHLIGAGYQPVARDFLAFTPSERYPVIVMNPPFTAEGDAQAYITHIEHAWANCLAPGGTLVAIAPSGFTFREDRRAQAFRALVEEHGEYSPNAQNAFVESGTGVQTVTLYIRKPAPPQEVAMLVPTEQAAKNARKSSKQAAVAESKKQPQVFTEYMPGDFVICEIGGQPINSGITGLHVGTPLRLDVVNRNGPSTIPQNAITCRDDYSPVAPVRVGDLVTLRFRQGELFKVVEPAGADGVVELENIAAPQDRPSSPLSGLRVTRRVNIADLYADLSLPLPSYLQEAASNGVVVEPEVAPDQPVPAEWLAQLEEWRTRFHIGARVRFPAASSTEPGAVEEFVGVVVSHEPGISEHCTVDEDGHSTVVKFRNLALEAAPTEEPALASDPAPASATPDLQAPRLTPGAIGLLLVPLSQTVRSSCNVRNHYDPQAVEELAASLAAEGQIENCTGRWNAEGQVEIVAGETRRRAQLLRVERGEIGDAYPLMVHIREMTDAEALAVSATENMRRRSMTALEECEAMQRLNDAGRSVEEIASMFGFKSLQPVHDRILVARNLHTAAREALDKGNISFAQAAVIARAPGQHLQESLLQAATSWNPTSAKGLAEMLTRGQFLVANAKFDVEASGLEIRRDLFDAFAPYFEDKAKALDAQIAWAHARAQEIEKDGGQAFVHVVTGENGNFYTSDHRAYEYVGPNDPAAGTIVYVSTLFGTSREERAKLRSNAQATTTEDGGTKVETVRPMRDSAYLEAHKLRATAARAAVLGDQHLTLALTVWGLIIGSTNDVVRVNLQPVSAAHEIPELKVRAEALANLLAPDTDSGSVYISALGASGVRPDPERVLRRLVAMSDDELLGHLNTLASLTAYDWFQYGNKTPAKPEYAYLASLTDAPQRLAASFRLTDEWLKRYPRHELLALADEAGLGRALIEDCGTLKEMRARLLEHADRLHAEGFVPALVRFPEPPATADATATAAD; from the coding sequence GTGAGCCGCGCCCTCTCGCCCGAGGTGCAAGCCACGCTGCGCGCCGCCACGATCAGCGAGGACGGCCTGACGCTGACCCTGGCCGGGGAACTCGACCGCAAGCTTTATCAGGCCACCGCCAAGGCTATCGAGGCGCTGGGCGGCAAGTGGAACCGCAGAGCTCAGGCCCACCTGTTCACCAGCGACGTGCGCGACCTGCTGGCCGGGGTGCTCGACGGCGACGCGCTGCCCAAGAAGAACCCCCTGGCCTTCTTCGCGACGCCGGAGCCGCTGGTCGTCCTGATGCTGAACCTCCTGGGCGACGTGCGCGGCCAGCGCGTGCTGGAGCCGAGCGCCGGGGACGGCCACATCGCGGACGCGCTGCTGGAGGCGGGCGCCCTGGTGGACGTGATCGAACTCGACGACACCCGGCACGGCCACCTCATCGGGGCCGGGTACCAACCGGTCGCCCGCGACTTTCTGGCCTTCACGCCGAGCGAGCGCTACCCCGTGATCGTCATGAACCCACCCTTCACTGCCGAGGGCGACGCCCAGGCCTACATCACCCACATTGAGCACGCCTGGGCGAACTGCCTCGCGCCGGGCGGGACCCTCGTCGCCATCGCGCCCAGCGGCTTCACCTTCCGCGAGGACCGGCGGGCGCAGGCCTTCCGCGCCCTGGTCGAGGAGCACGGCGAGTACAGCCCCAACGCCCAGAACGCCTTTGTCGAGAGCGGCACGGGCGTCCAGACCGTCACCCTCTACATCCGCAAGCCCGCTCCCCCGCAGGAGGTTGCTATGCTCGTCCCCACCGAACAGGCCGCCAAGAACGCCCGTAAGAGCAGCAAGCAGGCCGCTGTCGCAGAGTCCAAGAAGCAACCCCAGGTCTTCACCGAGTACATGCCCGGCGACTTCGTGATCTGCGAGATCGGCGGGCAACCGATCAACAGCGGCATCACGGGCCTCCACGTCGGCACCCCCCTGCGGTTAGACGTGGTGAACCGCAACGGCCCCAGCACCATCCCGCAGAACGCCATCACCTGCCGCGACGACTACTCGCCCGTCGCGCCCGTGCGGGTGGGGGACCTCGTGACCCTGCGGTTCCGCCAGGGGGAGCTGTTCAAAGTCGTCGAGCCTGCCGGGGCAGACGGGGTAGTGGAGCTGGAGAACATCGCCGCCCCCCAGGACCGGCCCTCCAGTCCACTCTCTGGCCTGCGCGTGACGCGGCGGGTGAACATCGCCGACCTCTACGCCGACCTCAGCCTTCCCCTGCCCAGCTACCTGCAAGAGGCGGCCTCCAATGGTGTTGTCGTCGAGCCTGAGGTTGCCCCCGACCAGCCCGTCCCTGCGGAGTGGCTGGCCCAGCTGGAGGAGTGGCGCACTCGCTTCCACATCGGCGCCCGCGTCCGCTTCCCGGCGGCGAGCAGCACCGAGCCGGGCGCCGTGGAGGAGTTCGTGGGCGTCGTTGTCAGCCACGAGCCTGGGATCAGCGAGCACTGCACCGTGGACGAGGACGGACATAGCACCGTGGTGAAGTTCCGGAACCTTGCGCTCGAAGCTGCCCCCACTGAGGAACCTGCACTCGCCAGCGACCCGGCCCCAGCGTCAGCCACCCCCGACCTTCAGGCCCCCCGCCTCACCCCCGGCGCCATCGGCCTGCTGCTGGTGCCGCTGAGTCAAACCGTCCGCAGCAGTTGCAATGTCCGCAACCACTACGACCCGCAGGCCGTCGAGGAACTGGCGGCCAGCCTCGCGGCCGAGGGCCAGATCGAGAACTGCACCGGCCGCTGGAACGCCGAGGGCCAGGTCGAGATCGTGGCGGGTGAGACGCGCCGCCGCGCACAACTGCTGCGCGTTGAGCGAGGCGAGATCGGTGATGCCTACCCGCTGATGGTCCACATCCGCGAGATGACGGACGCCGAGGCGCTGGCTGTCAGCGCGACCGAGAACATGCGCCGCCGCTCCATGACCGCGCTGGAGGAGTGCGAGGCGATGCAGCGCCTCAACGACGCCGGGCGCAGTGTGGAGGAGATCGCCTCGATGTTCGGGTTCAAGAGCCTCCAGCCGGTGCATGACCGCATCCTCGTTGCGCGGAATTTGCACACCGCCGCCCGGGAGGCCCTTGACAAGGGCAACATCAGCTTCGCGCAGGCTGCCGTCATCGCCCGCGCCCCCGGCCAGCACCTTCAAGAGAGTTTGCTTCAGGCGGCCACCAGCTGGAACCCCACGAGCGCCAAGGGCTTGGCCGAAATGCTCACACGCGGGCAGTTTCTGGTTGCCAATGCGAAGTTCGACGTGGAAGCCAGCGGGCTGGAAATCCGGCGCGACCTGTTCGACGCTTTTGCCCCCTACTTCGAGGACAAGGCAAAGGCGCTCGACGCACAGATCGCGTGGGCGCACGCCCGTGCGCAGGAGATTGAGAAAGACGGTGGGCAGGCGTTCGTCCATGTCGTGACTGGCGAGAACGGCAACTTCTACACGTCTGATCATCGCGCCTACGAGTACGTTGGCCCCAACGATCCAGCTGCGGGCACCATCGTTTACGTCAGCACCCTCTTCGGCACGAGCAGGGAGGAGCGGGCGAAGCTCCGCAGTAACGCTCAGGCCACAACAACAGAGGACGGTGGCACGAAGGTCGAGACGGTACGCCCCATGCGAGACAGTGCCTACCTGGAAGCGCACAAGCTCCGGGCCACCGCTGCCCGCGCCGCCGTCCTGGGTGACCAGCACCTTACCCTCGCCCTGACGGTGTGGGGCCTGATCATCGGCTCCACGAACGACGTGGTGCGGGTGAATCTCCAGCCGGTGAGCGCCGCGCACGAGATCCCCGAGCTGAAGGTCCGGGCAGAGGCGCTGGCGAACCTCCTGGCGCCCGACACCGACAGCGGGAGTGTGTACATCTCGGCGCTCGGCGCATCCGGCGTTCGCCCTGACCCCGAGCGGGTGCTGCGCCGGTTGGTGGCGATGAGCGACGACGAGCTGCTCGGGCACCTCAACACCCTGGCCTCGCTGACTGCCTACGACTGGTTCCAGTACGGCAACAAGACCCCGGCCAAGCCCGAGTACGCCTACCTCGCTTCCTTGACGGACGCACCGCAGCGCCTGGCCGCCAGCTTCCGCCTCACCGACGAGTGGCTCAAGCGCTACCCGCGCCACGAGCTGCTGGCCCTCGCGGACGAGGCGGGGCTAGGGCGAGCGCTGATTGAGGACTGCGGGACCTTGAAGGAGATGCGCGCCCGCCTGCTGGAGCACGCCGACCGCCTGCACGCCGAGGGATTCGTGCCCGCGCTGGTGCGCTTCCCAGAGCCGCCTGCGACCGCTGACGCCACCGCGACTGCCGCCGACTGA
- a CDS encoding S24 family peptidase: MPSYFLPRRYVPSKAPLVGFISAGLALDPSPFQRRVTFPIPLGFRRFGMFALQVDGDSMSLPDGGGLPHGCYALVDRRDVLTQYGHVFAFRMPDGSMVVKRLRLRAGRPAMYSDNPAHGPTLLDSSMRNMGRVYATSLDGLHWEHTKYRGWDH, from the coding sequence ATGCCGTCATACTTCCTTCCTCGTCGTTACGTTCCAAGCAAAGCCCCACTCGTCGGTTTCATCAGTGCCGGATTGGCACTCGATCCCAGCCCCTTTCAACGCCGTGTGACCTTCCCGATTCCGCTGGGCTTCCGGCGATTCGGGATGTTCGCTTTGCAGGTCGACGGCGACAGCATGAGCTTGCCTGACGGCGGGGGCCTGCCGCACGGTTGTTATGCCCTCGTCGACAGACGCGACGTACTGACCCAGTACGGACACGTGTTCGCGTTCCGGATGCCAGACGGCTCCATGGTGGTCAAACGCCTGCGCCTGCGGGCGGGGCGGCCTGCCATGTACAGCGACAACCCGGCGCACGGGCCTACGCTGCTCGACAGCAGCATGCGGAATATGGGTCGGGTGTACGCCACAAGCCTGGACGGTCTGCACTGGGAACACACGAAGTACCGGGGATGGGACCACTGA
- a CDS encoding aminopeptidase, which produces MLGRVTNNLSFEEKLRNYARLAVRVGLGVREGQRVLVQAPVDTAPLARLIVREAYAAGAGFVDVRWDDDDVQLARFSLAPEGSFEQLSEWRVDAEIETAEAGGAVIAIRATNPNLYAGVDPARVTAHQRTLAAYRKPYTAQVMTNRLNWNLISAPVPGWAELMFPGVSREEAVARQWDAIFAATRADQPDALEQWQAHLADLKRRRDTLTGKQYAALHFRGGETDLTVGLADDHVWGGGAADTPSGITFTANIPTEEVWTAPHRERVEGTVVSTKPLSYNGVLIEGIRIRFEGGRVVEATASQGQDTLRQMIATDEGSHRLGEVALVPHSSPISRSGLLFMNTLYDENAASHIAIGSAYRNNVQGGAAMTTEQFAAKGGNDSLTHVDWMIGSGEMDVDGVTKGGGREPVMRAGEFVI; this is translated from the coding sequence ATGCTGGGCCGCGTGACCAACAACCTGAGTTTCGAGGAGAAGCTGCGCAACTACGCCCGCCTGGCGGTGCGCGTGGGCCTGGGCGTGCGCGAGGGCCAGCGGGTGCTGGTGCAGGCCCCGGTGGACACAGCGCCGCTGGCCCGCCTGATCGTGCGCGAGGCCTACGCGGCGGGCGCGGGCTTCGTGGACGTGCGCTGGGACGACGACGACGTGCAGCTCGCGCGCTTCTCGCTGGCGCCGGAGGGGTCGTTCGAGCAGCTCAGCGAGTGGCGGGTGGACGCCGAGATCGAGACCGCCGAGGCGGGCGGCGCCGTCATCGCCATCCGGGCGACCAACCCCAACCTCTACGCGGGGGTGGATCCCGCCCGCGTCACCGCCCACCAGCGCACCCTGGCGGCCTACCGCAAGCCCTACACCGCCCAGGTGATGACCAACCGCCTGAACTGGAACCTGATCTCGGCGCCGGTCCCCGGGTGGGCCGAGCTGATGTTTCCGGGCGTCTCCCGCGAGGAGGCGGTGGCGCGGCAGTGGGACGCGATTTTCGCCGCCACGCGGGCAGATCAGCCTGACGCGCTGGAGCAGTGGCAGGCGCACCTCGCGGACCTCAAGCGCCGCCGCGACACCCTGACGGGCAAGCAGTACGCTGCGCTGCACTTCCGGGGGGGCGAGACCGACCTCACCGTGGGTCTCGCGGACGACCACGTCTGGGGCGGGGGCGCGGCGGATACCCCCTCGGGCATCACCTTCACGGCCAACATCCCCACCGAGGAGGTCTGGACCGCTCCCCACCGCGAGCGGGTGGAGGGCACGGTCGTGAGCACCAAGCCGCTCTCCTACAACGGCGTGCTGATCGAGGGCATCCGCATCCGCTTCGAGGGCGGGCGGGTCGTGGAGGCCACGGCCAGCCAGGGCCAGGACACCCTGCGGCAGATGATCGCCACCGACGAGGGCAGCCACCGCCTGGGCGAGGTCGCGCTGGTGCCGCACTCCAGCCCGATCAGCCGCTCGGGCCTGCTGTTCATGAATACCCTCTACGACGAGAACGCCGCCTCGCACATCGCCATCGGCAGCGCGTACCGCAACAACGTGCAGGGCGGCGCGGCGATGACCACCGAGCAGTTCGCGGCCAAGGGCGGCAACGACTCGCTCACCCACGTGGACTGGATGATCGGCTCGGGCGAGATGGACGTGGACGGCGTCACGAAAGGCGGGGGGCGCGAGCCGGTGATGCGGGCGGGCGAGTTCGTGATCTGA
- a CDS encoding HNH endonuclease, translated as MAEIKLHGKRGEGKVALCDDADHALLSQHRWHLNSDGYVRTYWRKPGVRSTTMQMHLLLTDEKGGHYKDHRDGNKLDNRRANLRPCTQQENSFNRRMHRNNKSGYKGVVRRKRKWAAFVHQDGEQTFLGLYDSAELAAAAYNGAARALFGAFARLNVIPAPEVAHAAD; from the coding sequence GTGGCCGAGATCAAGCTGCACGGGAAGCGGGGGGAGGGCAAGGTCGCGCTGTGCGACGACGCCGACCACGCCCTGCTCTCGCAGCACCGCTGGCACCTGAACAGCGACGGGTACGTCCGCACGTACTGGCGTAAGCCCGGCGTCCGCAGCACCACGATGCAGATGCACCTGCTCCTGACCGACGAGAAGGGCGGGCACTACAAGGACCACCGGGACGGCAACAAGCTCGACAACCGCCGCGCGAACCTGCGGCCCTGCACGCAGCAGGAAAACTCCTTCAACCGCCGGATGCACCGCAACAACAAGAGCGGGTACAAGGGCGTGGTCCGCCGCAAGAGGAAGTGGGCGGCCTTCGTGCACCAGGACGGGGAGCAGACCTTCCTGGGCCTGTACGACAGCGCCGAACTCGCTGCCGCCGCCTACAACGGCGCGGCCCGCGCCCTCTTCGGGGCGTTCGCCCGGCTGAACGTCATCCCGGCGCCGGAGGTGGCCCATGCCGCCGACTGA
- a CDS encoding VRR-NUC domain-containing protein, with product MAPDICGHPHASALPRGAPLTPFDETFLRKYKRRHPHLFPQDAAPAPADQPGAGLPRSASNGYATEAEFQTAAKSALEGRGWDVQESLKGSHGGGTVWYTPGWPDLAIYLQDGTRRLWFAELKQPGRTPTDEQLACHARLRNAGFRVVVAWTLEGLLAIEEEERTA from the coding sequence GTGGCGCCCGACATCTGCGGTCACCCTCACGCCAGCGCGCTTCCGCGAGGTGCTCCTCTGACCCCCTTCGACGAGACGTTTCTGCGCAAGTACAAGCGCAGACACCCGCACCTCTTCCCCCAGGACGCGGCCCCCGCACCGGCAGATCAGCCCGGTGCGGGGCTTCCACGTTCCGCCAGCAACGGCTACGCCACCGAGGCCGAGTTCCAGACCGCCGCGAAGTCGGCGCTGGAAGGGCGCGGCTGGGACGTGCAGGAGAGCCTGAAGGGCAGCCACGGCGGCGGGACCGTCTGGTATACGCCCGGCTGGCCGGACCTCGCCATCTACCTGCAAGACGGGACGCGCCGCCTCTGGTTCGCCGAACTCAAACAGCCGGGCAGGACGCCCACGGACGAGCAGCTCGCCTGCCACGCCCGCCTGCGAAACGCCGGGTTCCGCGTGGTCGTGGCCTGGACGCTCGAAGGCCTGCTCGCCATCGAGGAAGAAGAAAGGACTGCATGA
- a CDS encoding S24 family peptidase — protein MPRVSRQQKDRPAWAQALVKRRMALGKRQEDVAAAGGYDEEGKEVLTTSNVADVETGRVHLLNVGLGKAVALAKGLDWSFSQMQRATGLDLGIADASLVAEGSADVYPLQAALTPDDPGAPIDHHAVAPDVKQPLLLRMDSDEMMGLTAASIRPGEFLHVDRADTTPAEGRVYVVTDEDGVHVRMYTQTRLGPVFRAENRSHEDIPASEARVVGVVNTVTSDREPHQLN, from the coding sequence ATGCCCAGAGTCAGCCGCCAGCAAAAAGATCGCCCAGCGTGGGCGCAAGCGCTCGTGAAGCGGCGTATGGCGCTTGGGAAGCGTCAGGAAGACGTTGCGGCTGCTGGGGGGTACGACGAAGAGGGGAAGGAAGTCCTGACCACATCCAACGTTGCCGATGTGGAAACAGGGCGTGTCCATCTGTTGAACGTTGGTCTCGGGAAAGCGGTAGCTCTCGCTAAAGGCTTGGACTGGTCGTTCTCGCAGATGCAGCGGGCTACTGGCCTGGACCTGGGCATCGCGGACGCCAGCCTGGTTGCGGAAGGCAGTGCGGATGTGTACCCCCTGCAAGCCGCGCTCACGCCGGACGATCCTGGCGCCCCGATCGACCACCACGCTGTCGCGCCCGATGTGAAACAGCCTTTGCTGCTGCGCATGGACTCCGACGAGATGATGGGCCTCACCGCTGCCAGCATTCGGCCAGGAGAGTTCCTGCACGTGGACCGGGCTGACACCACTCCTGCCGAAGGACGCGTCTACGTCGTGACTGACGAGGACGGCGTCCACGTTCGCATGTACACCCAGACCCGTCTCGGCCCCGTGTTTCGCGCCGAGAACCGCAGCCACGAAGACATTCCCGCAAGTGAGGCCCGTGTCGTCGGCGTCGTCAACACGGTCACCAGCGACCGCGAACCTCACCAACTGAACTAG
- a CDS encoding helix-turn-helix transcriptional regulator, whose amino-acid sequence MSEIRRLRTERNLSRDELAAKSGVSSLTIRAHELGTVNGTETKTAEAIAAALDVPLQALFFPLNLDISKQDGEGQEASI is encoded by the coding sequence ATGAGCGAGATCAGGCGGCTGCGCACGGAGCGCAACCTGTCCCGTGACGAGCTGGCGGCAAAGTCAGGCGTCTCGTCACTGACGATCCGTGCGCATGAACTAGGCACTGTCAACGGCACCGAAACCAAAACTGCAGAAGCGATTGCTGCGGCTTTGGACGTTCCACTTCAGGCTCTTTTTTTTCCTCTAAACTTGGATATATCCAAACAAGATGGAGAGGGCCAGGAGGCTTCCATATGA
- a CDS encoding 3'-5' exonuclease, translated as MPETMTSHPLDTFLDWATDPQLAVLDTETTGLQGEVIELALVDAWGRTLFDERIRPSCPVEPGAQAVHGISDADVQDCPSIAEFWPRLRDLLTSHHVVIYNKAFDLPRLVQSLDAAMPGWHTAPEGGPSTDLKAFWALSDRARCVMLAYAPVHGQRGSWDSWRWARLRDACVRRGVREDDLPGAHNALGDCLRTLRLIQATAALTPADVPWLEGEE; from the coding sequence ATGCCTGAGACGATGACCTCACATCCGCTCGACACCTTCCTCGACTGGGCCACCGACCCGCAGCTCGCCGTGCTCGACACCGAGACCACCGGGCTGCAGGGCGAGGTGATCGAACTGGCCCTGGTGGACGCCTGGGGCCGCACGCTGTTCGACGAGCGCATTCGCCCCAGTTGTCCGGTAGAGCCGGGCGCGCAGGCTGTGCACGGCATCTCCGACGCCGACGTGCAGGACTGTCCGAGCATCGCCGAGTTCTGGCCGCGCCTGCGCGACCTGCTGACCAGCCACCACGTCGTGATCTACAACAAGGCCTTCGACCTCCCGCGCCTGGTGCAGTCGCTCGACGCGGCCATGCCCGGCTGGCACACGGCGCCGGAAGGGGGACCCAGCACGGACCTGAAGGCGTTCTGGGCCTTGAGCGACAGGGCGCGGTGCGTGATGCTCGCCTACGCCCCGGTTCATGGTCAGCGCGGTTCCTGGGACAGCTGGCGCTGGGCACGCCTGCGGGATGCCTGCGTGCGGCGCGGTGTGCGCGAGGACGATCTGCCCGGCGCGCATAACGCCCTGGGCGACTGCCTGCGGACCCTGCGGCTGATCCAGGCGACGGCCGCGCTGACCCCTGCCGATGTGCCGTGGCTGGAGGGCGAGGAGTGA
- a CDS encoding tyrosine-type recombinase/integrase: MAKRANGEGSVYQLPDRTWRGSITVQIDGLGRPKRKYVSGKTQKEVREKIRHLLRLKEENALVDPSRMTVAEYLDEWMRDTKGSLKPTTIEKREYIIKLYVTPHIGRYHLQKLTPLDVQRLQTTLLTTPRKPGKGQKLPEGETLPPLGTTTVHGALSLLGSAMRHALQLGLITRNPVEAVKRVKPAKRDMQVWEPSEIHRLILAIQNSRLYGLVYLAITTGLRRGELCGLRRQDIQKGVLHVRQNCVLVGNTPHLQTPKSEKSRRRVPLPADTLEALALHRERQARERLAAGDEWREQDLVFPTPIGTIYHPRNLLRDWYTLLAEAKIRPIRIHDIRHTYASLAIYQGLDPKALADRLGHAHASMTLDVYGHVFEEQRDRAALSLNDLLQGRQTRGAPTLPS; the protein is encoded by the coding sequence GTGGCGAAGCGGGCCAATGGCGAGGGCAGCGTCTATCAGCTGCCCGATAGAACCTGGCGCGGCAGCATCACCGTTCAGATCGACGGCCTCGGCCGCCCCAAACGGAAGTACGTCAGCGGGAAGACGCAGAAAGAGGTGCGTGAGAAGATCCGACACCTGCTGCGTCTCAAAGAGGAAAACGCCCTGGTGGACCCCAGCCGCATGACGGTCGCGGAATACCTCGACGAGTGGATGCGCGACACGAAGGGGAGCCTCAAGCCCACGACCATCGAGAAGCGCGAGTACATCATCAAGCTGTACGTCACCCCGCATATCGGTCGATATCACCTCCAGAAGCTCACGCCGCTCGACGTGCAGCGCCTCCAGACGACCCTGCTCACCACGCCCCGCAAGCCTGGCAAGGGCCAGAAGCTGCCAGAAGGGGAAACGTTGCCCCCCCTCGGCACGACCACCGTGCACGGCGCGCTGAGTCTGCTGGGCAGCGCCATGCGCCACGCGCTCCAGCTGGGGCTGATCACCCGCAATCCGGTCGAGGCGGTCAAGCGCGTCAAGCCTGCCAAGCGCGACATGCAGGTTTGGGAGCCGAGCGAGATTCACCGCCTGATCCTGGCCATTCAGAACAGCCGCCTGTACGGCCTGGTGTACCTCGCAATCACCACCGGCCTGCGGCGCGGCGAGCTTTGCGGCCTGCGCCGGCAGGACATTCAGAAGGGCGTCTTGCACGTCCGTCAGAACTGCGTGCTCGTAGGCAATACCCCTCATCTCCAGACGCCCAAGAGCGAGAAGAGTCGGCGCCGCGTCCCCCTGCCCGCCGATACGCTCGAAGCGCTGGCGCTCCACCGCGAGCGGCAGGCCCGGGAGCGCCTGGCGGCTGGCGATGAGTGGCGAGAGCAGGACCTGGTTTTCCCGACCCCCATCGGCACCATCTACCATCCGCGCAATCTGCTGCGGGACTGGTACACCCTGCTGGCCGAAGCGAAGATCCGGCCCATCCGGATTCACGACATCCGGCACACCTACGCCAGCCTGGCGATCTATCAGGGCCTGGACCCGAAGGCGCTGGCCGACCGGCTGGGGCACGCGCACGCCAGCATGACCCTGGACGTGTACGGTCATGTGTTCGAGGAGCAGCGGGACCGGGCCGCCCTGAGCCTGAACGATCTGCTGCAAGGCCGACAGACGAGGGGGGCACCGACACTCCCCAGCTGA
- a CDS encoding helix-turn-helix domain-containing protein has product MKLAYTYDEAAAQLGCQKDLVRDLVASGDLQAFTVSPKPDARSKRISHAELTRFIAAREDAERRKFAGLTLSSNARQSA; this is encoded by the coding sequence ATGAAGCTCGCTTACACCTACGACGAGGCAGCGGCGCAGTTGGGCTGTCAGAAGGATTTGGTACGGGACCTCGTGGCCAGCGGCGACTTGCAGGCATTCACCGTGAGCCCGAAGCCGGACGCCCGGAGCAAGCGCATCAGCCACGCGGAACTCACCCGTTTTATCGCTGCTCGCGAGGACGCCGAGCGGCGCAAATTCGCGGGCCTGACCCTCAGCTCCAACGCGCGGCAAAGCGCGTGA